A single Brienomyrus brachyistius isolate T26 chromosome 11, BBRACH_0.4, whole genome shotgun sequence DNA region contains:
- the gldn gene encoding gliomedin isoform X28, with product MLKLGSGTWRWRGAGGAPALSNGLWALLFGVSVLTALNSAGLILLLLQHAQLSERLAQTDVRLRELLGEPVAPLPAGVTSDPEQLIAHSQYSRDKRSQDDGPPAGTQRGEQQEMMMMMTYSMVPVRILVELCNSTKGICLTGPPGLPGHNGTDGLPGLKGDPGVQGRRGKRGEKGDLGDKGDVGVPGLPGEKGDVGVPGLPGVKGDLGVPGPPGVKGDLGVPGPPGEKGHVGVPGPPGPPGTDGPLGIPGPPGPSAPPRVARSKNQGVVLANPNDDTLAERMAKTDTILTKTENIIKALLGPTNVTKMESTFGTWMQDTAMENDPRIWVVEHFSGRTVKEYKNMESFQNGSANSIDVKKFFQGCGHAVHNGSFYYHIAGTFKVAKFNLQTQQLHTLAIEKALYHNLIYFLHNSKTYFKLAVDEHGLWLIFASSVDENIIVAQLEETTFSITTYINASYPRTKAGNAFIARGVLYITDAKDAKITYAFDLFKREPLSVSVEFRAPTGILTMVSYSPKNQTLYVWDNGYVQTYDVVFLSDD from the exons ATGCTGAAGCTGGGATCGGGAACATGGCgatggcggggggcggggggcgcccCTGCGCTCTCCAATGGCCTGTGGGCCCTGCTGTTCGGGGTGAGCGTCCTGACCGCTCTCAACTCGGCAGGCCTGATACTGCTGCTCCTCCAGCACGCCCAGCTGTCCGAGCGCCTGGCACAGACGGACGTCCGCCTGCGGGAGCTCCTGGGGGAGCCGGTGGCGCCGCTGCCCGCTGGGGTGACCAGTGACCCTGAGCAGCTCATCGCGCATTCCCAGTACTCCCGTGACAAGAGGAGCCAGGACGACGGGCCTCCAGCGGGCACCCAGAGGGGCGAGCAGCaggagatgatgatgatgatgacctaCTCCATGGTGCCG GTCAGAATCTTGGTGGAGCTCTGTAACAGCACGAAAGGAATCTGCTTAACAG GACCTCCAGGCCTCCCTG GACACAATGGAACGGACGGGTTACCGGGCCTTAAGGGGGACCCGGGAGTGCAGGGCAGGCGAGGAAAAAGAG GTGAAAAGGGGGATCTTGGAGACAAGGGAGATGTGGGAGTTCCTGGTCTTCCAGGTGAAAAAGGAGACGTGGGAGTTCCTGGTCTTCCAG GTGTAAAAGGAGACTTGGGAGTTCCTGGTCCTCCAG GTGTAAAAGGAGACTTGGGAGTTCCTGGTCCTCCAGGTGAAAAAGGACACGTGGGAGTTCCAGGTCCTCCAG GTCCCCCTGGTACTGATGGTCCTCTGGGAATTCCGGGTCCTCCTGGGCCTTCTGCTCCCCCTAGAGTAGCAAGGAGCAAAAATCAGG gggtggtacttgccaacccAAATGATGACACCTTGGCGGAAAGAATGGCAAAGACGGACACAATTTTAACGAAAACTG AGAACATAATAAAAGCTTTACTTGGCCCTACAAATGTCACTAAAATGGAGAGTACATTTGGAACATGGATGCAAGACACGGCAATGGAAAACGACCCTCGCATTTGGGTGGTTGAACATTTCTCTG GCCGAACAGTGAAGGAATACAAGAACATGGAATCATTCCAGAATGGAAGCGCCAACAGCATCGACGTCAAGAAGTTCTTCCAGGGCTGTGGTCATGCTGTTCACAATGGGTCCTTCTACTACCATATAGCTGGAACCTTCAAGGTTGCGAA ATTCAATTTGCAAACCCAACAGTTACATACATTGGCCATTGAGAAAGCCCTGTACCACAACTTGATCTATTTCCTCCACAACTCTAAGACGTACTTCAAGTTAGCTGTGGATGAACACGGCCTGTGGCTCATATTTGCTTCTAGCGTAGATGAAAACATTATCGTTGCTCAGCTGGAGGAGACCACCTTCTCGATCACCACCTATATCAATGCCTCCTACCCAAGGACAAAGGCTGGTAATGCCTTCATCGCCCGTGGGGTGCTCTACATCACCGATGCAAAAGACGCGAAAATCACGTATGCATTCGATCTGTTTAAACGGGAACCCCTCAGCGTGAGCGTCGAATTTCGGGCGCCTACTGGCATCCTGACCATGGTGTCCTACAGTCCGAAGAACCAAACTCTCTACGTTTGGGACAATGGTTACGTGCAAACTTATGATGTAGTTTTTCTGTCTGATGATTAG
- the gldn gene encoding gliomedin isoform X3 has translation MLKLGSGTWRWRGAGGAPALSNGLWALLFGVSVLTALNSAGLILLLLQHAQLSERLAQTDVRLRELLGEPVAPLPAGVTSDPEQLIAHSQYSRDKRSQDDGPPAGTQRGEQQEMMMMMTYSMVPVRILVELCNSTKGICLTGPPGLPGHNGTDGLPGLKGDPGVQGRRGKRGEKGDLGDKGDVGVPGLPGEKGDVGVPGLPGEIGDVGVPGPPGVKGDVGVHGPPGVKGDLGVPGPPGVKGEVGVPGPPGVKGEVGVPGPPGVKGDLGVPGPPGEKGHVGVPGPPGPPGTDGPLGIPGPPGPSAPPRVARSKNQGVVLANPNDDTLAERMAKTDTILTKTENIIKALLGPTNVTKMESTFGTWMQDTAMENDPRIWVVEHFSGRTVKEYKNMESFQNGSANSIDVKKFFQGCGHAVHNGSFYYHIAGTFKVAKFNLQTQQLHTLAIEKALYHNLIYFLHNSKTYFKLAVDEHGLWLIFASSVDENIIVAQLEETTFSITTYINASYPRTKAGNAFIARGVLYITDAKDAKITYAFDLFKREPLSVSVEFRAPTGILTMVSYSPKNQTLYVWDNGYVQTYDVVFLSDD, from the exons ATGCTGAAGCTGGGATCGGGAACATGGCgatggcggggggcggggggcgcccCTGCGCTCTCCAATGGCCTGTGGGCCCTGCTGTTCGGGGTGAGCGTCCTGACCGCTCTCAACTCGGCAGGCCTGATACTGCTGCTCCTCCAGCACGCCCAGCTGTCCGAGCGCCTGGCACAGACGGACGTCCGCCTGCGGGAGCTCCTGGGGGAGCCGGTGGCGCCGCTGCCCGCTGGGGTGACCAGTGACCCTGAGCAGCTCATCGCGCATTCCCAGTACTCCCGTGACAAGAGGAGCCAGGACGACGGGCCTCCAGCGGGCACCCAGAGGGGCGAGCAGCaggagatgatgatgatgatgacctaCTCCATGGTGCCG GTCAGAATCTTGGTGGAGCTCTGTAACAGCACGAAAGGAATCTGCTTAACAG GACCTCCAGGCCTCCCTG GACACAATGGAACGGACGGGTTACCGGGCCTTAAGGGGGACCCGGGAGTGCAGGGCAGGCGAGGAAAAAGAG GTGAAAAGGGGGATCTTGGAGACAAGGGAGATGTGGGAGTTCCTGGTCTTCCAGGTGAAAAAGGAGACGTGGGAGTTCCTGGTCTTCCAGGTGAAATAGGAGACGTGGGAGTTCCTGGTCCTCCAGGTGTAAAAGGAGACGTGGGAGTTCATGGTCCTCCAGGTGTAAAAGGAGACTTGGGAGTTCCTGGTCCTCCAGGTGTAAAAGGAGAAGTGGGAGTTCCTGGTCCTCCAGGTGTAAAAGGAGAAGTGGGAGTTCCTGGTCCTCCAG GTGTAAAAGGAGACTTGGGAGTTCCTGGTCCTCCAGGTGAAAAAGGACACGTGGGAGTTCCAGGTCCTCCAG GTCCCCCTGGTACTGATGGTCCTCTGGGAATTCCGGGTCCTCCTGGGCCTTCTGCTCCCCCTAGAGTAGCAAGGAGCAAAAATCAGG gggtggtacttgccaacccAAATGATGACACCTTGGCGGAAAGAATGGCAAAGACGGACACAATTTTAACGAAAACTG AGAACATAATAAAAGCTTTACTTGGCCCTACAAATGTCACTAAAATGGAGAGTACATTTGGAACATGGATGCAAGACACGGCAATGGAAAACGACCCTCGCATTTGGGTGGTTGAACATTTCTCTG GCCGAACAGTGAAGGAATACAAGAACATGGAATCATTCCAGAATGGAAGCGCCAACAGCATCGACGTCAAGAAGTTCTTCCAGGGCTGTGGTCATGCTGTTCACAATGGGTCCTTCTACTACCATATAGCTGGAACCTTCAAGGTTGCGAA ATTCAATTTGCAAACCCAACAGTTACATACATTGGCCATTGAGAAAGCCCTGTACCACAACTTGATCTATTTCCTCCACAACTCTAAGACGTACTTCAAGTTAGCTGTGGATGAACACGGCCTGTGGCTCATATTTGCTTCTAGCGTAGATGAAAACATTATCGTTGCTCAGCTGGAGGAGACCACCTTCTCGATCACCACCTATATCAATGCCTCCTACCCAAGGACAAAGGCTGGTAATGCCTTCATCGCCCGTGGGGTGCTCTACATCACCGATGCAAAAGACGCGAAAATCACGTATGCATTCGATCTGTTTAAACGGGAACCCCTCAGCGTGAGCGTCGAATTTCGGGCGCCTACTGGCATCCTGACCATGGTGTCCTACAGTCCGAAGAACCAAACTCTCTACGTTTGGGACAATGGTTACGTGCAAACTTATGATGTAGTTTTTCTGTCTGATGATTAG
- the gldn gene encoding gliomedin isoform X16 encodes MLKLGSGTWRWRGAGGAPALSNGLWALLFGVSVLTALNSAGLILLLLQHAQLSERLAQTDVRLRELLGEPVAPLPAGVTSDPEQLIAHSQYSRDKRSQDDGPPAGTQRGEQQEMMMMMTYSMVPVRILVELCNSTKGICLTGPPGLPGHNGTDGLPGLKGDPGVQGRRGKRGEKGDLGDKGDVGVPGLPGEKGDVGVPGLPGEIGDVGVPGPPGVKGDVGVHGPPGVKGEVGVPGPPGVKGDLGVPGPPGEKGHVGVPGPPGPPGTDGPLGIPGPPGPSAPPRVARSKNQGVVLANPNDDTLAERMAKTDTILTKTENIIKALLGPTNVTKMESTFGTWMQDTAMENDPRIWVVEHFSGRTVKEYKNMESFQNGSANSIDVKKFFQGCGHAVHNGSFYYHIAGTFKVAKFNLQTQQLHTLAIEKALYHNLIYFLHNSKTYFKLAVDEHGLWLIFASSVDENIIVAQLEETTFSITTYINASYPRTKAGNAFIARGVLYITDAKDAKITYAFDLFKREPLSVSVEFRAPTGILTMVSYSPKNQTLYVWDNGYVQTYDVVFLSDD; translated from the exons ATGCTGAAGCTGGGATCGGGAACATGGCgatggcggggggcggggggcgcccCTGCGCTCTCCAATGGCCTGTGGGCCCTGCTGTTCGGGGTGAGCGTCCTGACCGCTCTCAACTCGGCAGGCCTGATACTGCTGCTCCTCCAGCACGCCCAGCTGTCCGAGCGCCTGGCACAGACGGACGTCCGCCTGCGGGAGCTCCTGGGGGAGCCGGTGGCGCCGCTGCCCGCTGGGGTGACCAGTGACCCTGAGCAGCTCATCGCGCATTCCCAGTACTCCCGTGACAAGAGGAGCCAGGACGACGGGCCTCCAGCGGGCACCCAGAGGGGCGAGCAGCaggagatgatgatgatgatgacctaCTCCATGGTGCCG GTCAGAATCTTGGTGGAGCTCTGTAACAGCACGAAAGGAATCTGCTTAACAG GACCTCCAGGCCTCCCTG GACACAATGGAACGGACGGGTTACCGGGCCTTAAGGGGGACCCGGGAGTGCAGGGCAGGCGAGGAAAAAGAG GTGAAAAGGGGGATCTTGGAGACAAGGGAGATGTGGGAGTTCCTGGTCTTCCAGGTGAAAAAGGAGACGTGGGAGTTCCTGGTCTTCCAGGTGAAATAGGAGACGTGGGAGTTCCTGGTCCTCCAGGTGTAAAAGGAGACGTGGGAGTTCATGGTCCTCCAG GTGTAAAAGGAGAAGTGGGAGTTCCTGGTCCTCCAGGTGTAAAAGGAGACTTGGGAGTTCCTGGTCCTCCAGGTGAAAAAGGACACGTGGGAGTTCCAGGTCCTCCAG GTCCCCCTGGTACTGATGGTCCTCTGGGAATTCCGGGTCCTCCTGGGCCTTCTGCTCCCCCTAGAGTAGCAAGGAGCAAAAATCAGG gggtggtacttgccaacccAAATGATGACACCTTGGCGGAAAGAATGGCAAAGACGGACACAATTTTAACGAAAACTG AGAACATAATAAAAGCTTTACTTGGCCCTACAAATGTCACTAAAATGGAGAGTACATTTGGAACATGGATGCAAGACACGGCAATGGAAAACGACCCTCGCATTTGGGTGGTTGAACATTTCTCTG GCCGAACAGTGAAGGAATACAAGAACATGGAATCATTCCAGAATGGAAGCGCCAACAGCATCGACGTCAAGAAGTTCTTCCAGGGCTGTGGTCATGCTGTTCACAATGGGTCCTTCTACTACCATATAGCTGGAACCTTCAAGGTTGCGAA ATTCAATTTGCAAACCCAACAGTTACATACATTGGCCATTGAGAAAGCCCTGTACCACAACTTGATCTATTTCCTCCACAACTCTAAGACGTACTTCAAGTTAGCTGTGGATGAACACGGCCTGTGGCTCATATTTGCTTCTAGCGTAGATGAAAACATTATCGTTGCTCAGCTGGAGGAGACCACCTTCTCGATCACCACCTATATCAATGCCTCCTACCCAAGGACAAAGGCTGGTAATGCCTTCATCGCCCGTGGGGTGCTCTACATCACCGATGCAAAAGACGCGAAAATCACGTATGCATTCGATCTGTTTAAACGGGAACCCCTCAGCGTGAGCGTCGAATTTCGGGCGCCTACTGGCATCCTGACCATGGTGTCCTACAGTCCGAAGAACCAAACTCTCTACGTTTGGGACAATGGTTACGTGCAAACTTATGATGTAGTTTTTCTGTCTGATGATTAG
- the gldn gene encoding gliomedin isoform X22 yields MLKLGSGTWRWRGAGGAPALSNGLWALLFGVSVLTALNSAGLILLLLQHAQLSERLAQTDVRLRELLGEPVAPLPAGVTSDPEQLIAHSQYSRDKRSQDDGPPAGTQRGEQQEMMMMMTYSMVPVRILVELCNSTKGICLTGPPGLPGHNGTDGLPGLKGDPGVQGRRGKRGEKGDLGDKGDVGVPGLPGEKGDVGVPGLPGEIGDVGVPGPPGVKGEVGVPGPPGVKGDLGVPGPPGEKGHVGVPGPPGPPGTDGPLGIPGPPGPSAPPRVARSKNQGVVLANPNDDTLAERMAKTDTILTKTENIIKALLGPTNVTKMESTFGTWMQDTAMENDPRIWVVEHFSGRTVKEYKNMESFQNGSANSIDVKKFFQGCGHAVHNGSFYYHIAGTFKVAKFNLQTQQLHTLAIEKALYHNLIYFLHNSKTYFKLAVDEHGLWLIFASSVDENIIVAQLEETTFSITTYINASYPRTKAGNAFIARGVLYITDAKDAKITYAFDLFKREPLSVSVEFRAPTGILTMVSYSPKNQTLYVWDNGYVQTYDVVFLSDD; encoded by the exons ATGCTGAAGCTGGGATCGGGAACATGGCgatggcggggggcggggggcgcccCTGCGCTCTCCAATGGCCTGTGGGCCCTGCTGTTCGGGGTGAGCGTCCTGACCGCTCTCAACTCGGCAGGCCTGATACTGCTGCTCCTCCAGCACGCCCAGCTGTCCGAGCGCCTGGCACAGACGGACGTCCGCCTGCGGGAGCTCCTGGGGGAGCCGGTGGCGCCGCTGCCCGCTGGGGTGACCAGTGACCCTGAGCAGCTCATCGCGCATTCCCAGTACTCCCGTGACAAGAGGAGCCAGGACGACGGGCCTCCAGCGGGCACCCAGAGGGGCGAGCAGCaggagatgatgatgatgatgacctaCTCCATGGTGCCG GTCAGAATCTTGGTGGAGCTCTGTAACAGCACGAAAGGAATCTGCTTAACAG GACCTCCAGGCCTCCCTG GACACAATGGAACGGACGGGTTACCGGGCCTTAAGGGGGACCCGGGAGTGCAGGGCAGGCGAGGAAAAAGAG GTGAAAAGGGGGATCTTGGAGACAAGGGAGATGTGGGAGTTCCTGGTCTTCCAGGTGAAAAAGGAGACGTGGGAGTTCCTGGTCTTCCAGGTGAAATAGGAGACGTGGGAGTTCCTGGTCCTCCAG GTGTAAAAGGAGAAGTGGGAGTTCCTGGTCCTCCAGGTGTAAAAGGAGACTTGGGAGTTCCTGGTCCTCCAGGTGAAAAAGGACACGTGGGAGTTCCAGGTCCTCCAG GTCCCCCTGGTACTGATGGTCCTCTGGGAATTCCGGGTCCTCCTGGGCCTTCTGCTCCCCCTAGAGTAGCAAGGAGCAAAAATCAGG gggtggtacttgccaacccAAATGATGACACCTTGGCGGAAAGAATGGCAAAGACGGACACAATTTTAACGAAAACTG AGAACATAATAAAAGCTTTACTTGGCCCTACAAATGTCACTAAAATGGAGAGTACATTTGGAACATGGATGCAAGACACGGCAATGGAAAACGACCCTCGCATTTGGGTGGTTGAACATTTCTCTG GCCGAACAGTGAAGGAATACAAGAACATGGAATCATTCCAGAATGGAAGCGCCAACAGCATCGACGTCAAGAAGTTCTTCCAGGGCTGTGGTCATGCTGTTCACAATGGGTCCTTCTACTACCATATAGCTGGAACCTTCAAGGTTGCGAA ATTCAATTTGCAAACCCAACAGTTACATACATTGGCCATTGAGAAAGCCCTGTACCACAACTTGATCTATTTCCTCCACAACTCTAAGACGTACTTCAAGTTAGCTGTGGATGAACACGGCCTGTGGCTCATATTTGCTTCTAGCGTAGATGAAAACATTATCGTTGCTCAGCTGGAGGAGACCACCTTCTCGATCACCACCTATATCAATGCCTCCTACCCAAGGACAAAGGCTGGTAATGCCTTCATCGCCCGTGGGGTGCTCTACATCACCGATGCAAAAGACGCGAAAATCACGTATGCATTCGATCTGTTTAAACGGGAACCCCTCAGCGTGAGCGTCGAATTTCGGGCGCCTACTGGCATCCTGACCATGGTGTCCTACAGTCCGAAGAACCAAACTCTCTACGTTTGGGACAATGGTTACGTGCAAACTTATGATGTAGTTTTTCTGTCTGATGATTAG
- the gldn gene encoding gliomedin isoform X14 — protein MLKLGSGTWRWRGAGGAPALSNGLWALLFGVSVLTALNSAGLILLLLQHAQLSERLAQTDVRLRELLGEPVAPLPAGVTSDPEQLIAHSQYSRDKRSQDDGPPAGTQRGEQQEMMMMMTYSMVPVRILVELCNSTKGICLTGPPGLPGHNGTDGLPGLKGDPGVQGRRGKRGEKGDLGDKGDVGVPGLPGEKGDVGVPGLPGEIGDVGVPGPPGVKGEVGVPGPPGVKGEVGVPGPPGVKGDLGVPGPPGEKGHVGVPGPPGPPGTDGPLGIPGPPGPSAPPRVARSKNQGVVLANPNDDTLAERMAKTDTILTKTENIIKALLGPTNVTKMESTFGTWMQDTAMENDPRIWVVEHFSGRTVKEYKNMESFQNGSANSIDVKKFFQGCGHAVHNGSFYYHIAGTFKVAKFNLQTQQLHTLAIEKALYHNLIYFLHNSKTYFKLAVDEHGLWLIFASSVDENIIVAQLEETTFSITTYINASYPRTKAGNAFIARGVLYITDAKDAKITYAFDLFKREPLSVSVEFRAPTGILTMVSYSPKNQTLYVWDNGYVQTYDVVFLSDD, from the exons ATGCTGAAGCTGGGATCGGGAACATGGCgatggcggggggcggggggcgcccCTGCGCTCTCCAATGGCCTGTGGGCCCTGCTGTTCGGGGTGAGCGTCCTGACCGCTCTCAACTCGGCAGGCCTGATACTGCTGCTCCTCCAGCACGCCCAGCTGTCCGAGCGCCTGGCACAGACGGACGTCCGCCTGCGGGAGCTCCTGGGGGAGCCGGTGGCGCCGCTGCCCGCTGGGGTGACCAGTGACCCTGAGCAGCTCATCGCGCATTCCCAGTACTCCCGTGACAAGAGGAGCCAGGACGACGGGCCTCCAGCGGGCACCCAGAGGGGCGAGCAGCaggagatgatgatgatgatgacctaCTCCATGGTGCCG GTCAGAATCTTGGTGGAGCTCTGTAACAGCACGAAAGGAATCTGCTTAACAG GACCTCCAGGCCTCCCTG GACACAATGGAACGGACGGGTTACCGGGCCTTAAGGGGGACCCGGGAGTGCAGGGCAGGCGAGGAAAAAGAG GTGAAAAGGGGGATCTTGGAGACAAGGGAGATGTGGGAGTTCCTGGTCTTCCAGGTGAAAAAGGAGACGTGGGAGTTCCTGGTCTTCCAGGTGAAATAGGAGACGTGGGAGTTCCTGGTCCTCCAG GTGTAAAAGGAGAAGTGGGAGTTCCTGGTCCTCCAGGTGTAAAAGGAGAAGTGGGAGTTCCTGGTCCTCCAGGTGTAAAAGGAGACTTGGGAGTTCCTGGTCCTCCAGGTGAAAAAGGACACGTGGGAGTTCCAGGTCCTCCAG GTCCCCCTGGTACTGATGGTCCTCTGGGAATTCCGGGTCCTCCTGGGCCTTCTGCTCCCCCTAGAGTAGCAAGGAGCAAAAATCAGG gggtggtacttgccaacccAAATGATGACACCTTGGCGGAAAGAATGGCAAAGACGGACACAATTTTAACGAAAACTG AGAACATAATAAAAGCTTTACTTGGCCCTACAAATGTCACTAAAATGGAGAGTACATTTGGAACATGGATGCAAGACACGGCAATGGAAAACGACCCTCGCATTTGGGTGGTTGAACATTTCTCTG GCCGAACAGTGAAGGAATACAAGAACATGGAATCATTCCAGAATGGAAGCGCCAACAGCATCGACGTCAAGAAGTTCTTCCAGGGCTGTGGTCATGCTGTTCACAATGGGTCCTTCTACTACCATATAGCTGGAACCTTCAAGGTTGCGAA ATTCAATTTGCAAACCCAACAGTTACATACATTGGCCATTGAGAAAGCCCTGTACCACAACTTGATCTATTTCCTCCACAACTCTAAGACGTACTTCAAGTTAGCTGTGGATGAACACGGCCTGTGGCTCATATTTGCTTCTAGCGTAGATGAAAACATTATCGTTGCTCAGCTGGAGGAGACCACCTTCTCGATCACCACCTATATCAATGCCTCCTACCCAAGGACAAAGGCTGGTAATGCCTTCATCGCCCGTGGGGTGCTCTACATCACCGATGCAAAAGACGCGAAAATCACGTATGCATTCGATCTGTTTAAACGGGAACCCCTCAGCGTGAGCGTCGAATTTCGGGCGCCTACTGGCATCCTGACCATGGTGTCCTACAGTCCGAAGAACCAAACTCTCTACGTTTGGGACAATGGTTACGTGCAAACTTATGATGTAGTTTTTCTGTCTGATGATTAG
- the gldn gene encoding gliomedin isoform X8 — protein sequence MLKLGSGTWRWRGAGGAPALSNGLWALLFGVSVLTALNSAGLILLLLQHAQLSERLAQTDVRLRELLGEPVAPLPAGVTSDPEQLIAHSQYSRDKRSQDDGPPAGTQRGEQQEMMMMMTYSMVPVRILVELCNSTKGICLTGPPGLPGHNGTDGLPGLKGDPGVQGRRGKRGEKGDLGDKGDVGVPGLPGEKGDVGVPGLPGEIGDVGVPGPPGVKGEVGVPGPPGVKGEVGVPGPPGVKGEVGVPGPPGVKGDLGVPGPPGEKGHVGVPGPPGPPGTDGPLGIPGPPGPSAPPRVARSKNQGVVLANPNDDTLAERMAKTDTILTKTENIIKALLGPTNVTKMESTFGTWMQDTAMENDPRIWVVEHFSGRTVKEYKNMESFQNGSANSIDVKKFFQGCGHAVHNGSFYYHIAGTFKVAKFNLQTQQLHTLAIEKALYHNLIYFLHNSKTYFKLAVDEHGLWLIFASSVDENIIVAQLEETTFSITTYINASYPRTKAGNAFIARGVLYITDAKDAKITYAFDLFKREPLSVSVEFRAPTGILTMVSYSPKNQTLYVWDNGYVQTYDVVFLSDD from the exons ATGCTGAAGCTGGGATCGGGAACATGGCgatggcggggggcggggggcgcccCTGCGCTCTCCAATGGCCTGTGGGCCCTGCTGTTCGGGGTGAGCGTCCTGACCGCTCTCAACTCGGCAGGCCTGATACTGCTGCTCCTCCAGCACGCCCAGCTGTCCGAGCGCCTGGCACAGACGGACGTCCGCCTGCGGGAGCTCCTGGGGGAGCCGGTGGCGCCGCTGCCCGCTGGGGTGACCAGTGACCCTGAGCAGCTCATCGCGCATTCCCAGTACTCCCGTGACAAGAGGAGCCAGGACGACGGGCCTCCAGCGGGCACCCAGAGGGGCGAGCAGCaggagatgatgatgatgatgacctaCTCCATGGTGCCG GTCAGAATCTTGGTGGAGCTCTGTAACAGCACGAAAGGAATCTGCTTAACAG GACCTCCAGGCCTCCCTG GACACAATGGAACGGACGGGTTACCGGGCCTTAAGGGGGACCCGGGAGTGCAGGGCAGGCGAGGAAAAAGAG GTGAAAAGGGGGATCTTGGAGACAAGGGAGATGTGGGAGTTCCTGGTCTTCCAGGTGAAAAAGGAGACGTGGGAGTTCCTGGTCTTCCAGGTGAAATAGGAGACGTGGGAGTTCCTGGTCCTCCAG GTGTAAAAGGAGAAGTGGGAGTTCCTGGTCCTCCAGGTGTAAAAGGAGAAGTGGGAGTTCCTGGTCCTCCAGGTGTAAAAGGAGAAGTGGGAGTTCCTGGTCCTCCAGGTGTAAAAGGAGACTTGGGAGTTCCTGGTCCTCCAGGTGAAAAAGGACACGTGGGAGTTCCAGGTCCTCCAG GTCCCCCTGGTACTGATGGTCCTCTGGGAATTCCGGGTCCTCCTGGGCCTTCTGCTCCCCCTAGAGTAGCAAGGAGCAAAAATCAGG gggtggtacttgccaacccAAATGATGACACCTTGGCGGAAAGAATGGCAAAGACGGACACAATTTTAACGAAAACTG AGAACATAATAAAAGCTTTACTTGGCCCTACAAATGTCACTAAAATGGAGAGTACATTTGGAACATGGATGCAAGACACGGCAATGGAAAACGACCCTCGCATTTGGGTGGTTGAACATTTCTCTG GCCGAACAGTGAAGGAATACAAGAACATGGAATCATTCCAGAATGGAAGCGCCAACAGCATCGACGTCAAGAAGTTCTTCCAGGGCTGTGGTCATGCTGTTCACAATGGGTCCTTCTACTACCATATAGCTGGAACCTTCAAGGTTGCGAA ATTCAATTTGCAAACCCAACAGTTACATACATTGGCCATTGAGAAAGCCCTGTACCACAACTTGATCTATTTCCTCCACAACTCTAAGACGTACTTCAAGTTAGCTGTGGATGAACACGGCCTGTGGCTCATATTTGCTTCTAGCGTAGATGAAAACATTATCGTTGCTCAGCTGGAGGAGACCACCTTCTCGATCACCACCTATATCAATGCCTCCTACCCAAGGACAAAGGCTGGTAATGCCTTCATCGCCCGTGGGGTGCTCTACATCACCGATGCAAAAGACGCGAAAATCACGTATGCATTCGATCTGTTTAAACGGGAACCCCTCAGCGTGAGCGTCGAATTTCGGGCGCCTACTGGCATCCTGACCATGGTGTCCTACAGTCCGAAGAACCAAACTCTCTACGTTTGGGACAATGGTTACGTGCAAACTTATGATGTAGTTTTTCTGTCTGATGATTAG